One Mycolicibacterium parafortuitum DNA segment encodes these proteins:
- a CDS encoding nuclear transport factor 2 family protein has translation MSTLTREQLTTIAQRWTRANAEAETAGDWRSLSAFYADDATYGWSAGTEWDVMCVGIDEIRDIALGREMDGLLGWRYPYARLLIDDEAGEMVGFWRQFVDESGDTPREVHGIGASWFGFAPDGRFAWQRDVFDRSHVALVFADLAARGHLSPTMLGRLSSRAEGVIPPGYYPAGATPVPLWPR, from the coding sequence ATGAGCACACTGACCCGCGAACAACTCACTACGATCGCGCAGCGATGGACACGGGCGAATGCCGAAGCCGAGACTGCAGGCGACTGGCGAAGCCTGTCGGCGTTCTACGCCGACGACGCGACCTACGGGTGGAGCGCAGGTACCGAGTGGGACGTGATGTGTGTCGGTATCGACGAGATCCGCGATATCGCGCTGGGACGCGAGATGGACGGTCTTCTCGGCTGGCGCTATCCGTATGCCCGGCTTCTCATCGACGACGAGGCGGGCGAGATGGTCGGCTTCTGGCGACAGTTCGTCGACGAATCCGGTGACACACCACGTGAAGTGCACGGGATCGGAGCGAGCTGGTTCGGTTTCGCACCGGACGGCAGGTTCGCCTGGCAGCGCGATGTCTTCGACCGAAGCCACGTCGCCCTGGTCTTCGCCGATCTGGCGGCACGCGGTCACCTGAGCCCAACGATGCTCGGGCGCCTCAGCAGCCGGGCAGAGGGCGTGATTCCTCCCGGTTACTATCCGGCCGGAGCCACCCCGGTCCCACTGTGGCCGCGATGA
- a CDS encoding acyl-CoA synthetase, protein MTEAGKPERSSDRTKLDEDDHDLLTFTEVGERLRREVAAAEREVTRLAALGPTPELTRAEARLRDLRAAARRNTAQPINDENFERFFGYPGKARRGSGAD, encoded by the coding sequence ATGACAGAGGCCGGAAAGCCGGAGCGATCGTCTGACCGCACCAAGCTCGATGAGGACGACCACGACCTGCTGACCTTCACCGAGGTCGGCGAACGCCTGCGCCGCGAGGTTGCGGCAGCGGAACGGGAAGTCACCCGGCTCGCGGCGCTAGGCCCGACACCCGAGCTCACCCGAGCCGAAGCCCGCCTCCGAGACCTGCGCGCCGCCGCCCGCCGCAATACGGCACAACCGATCAACGACGAGAACTTCGAGCGCTTCTTCGGCTATCCCGGTAAAGCCCGGCGCGGGTCCGGCGCCGACTAG